From bacterium, the proteins below share one genomic window:
- the malQ gene encoding 4-alpha-glucanotransferase produces the protein MKTAVTTGRRAGILLHITSLPSDFGIGDLGPAAREFADFLAASGQVLWQILPLSPTSPAHGNSPYSSSSAYAGNPLLISPERMADDGLLSPREARAARRPFRVRVDYEEVGAFRRELLSRAASRIAAVGLEKELTRFQSRSPWLPDYALFRAIGDRRRGQPWWRWPRPLRERDPAALERARRDLASEIDLIAAVQFLFHRQWKAFHEDCAKRGISLIGDIPIYVDRNSADVWSRRDIFQFGDGSRPRAVSGVPPDYFTRNGQLWGNPLYDWPALARDNYSWWVERMRHVFTLFDYVRLDHFRGFEAYWAVPAGARTARGGRWEKGPGFDLFRALKAELGHLPVIAEDLGEITPPVRTLMKRCGFPGMKVIQFAFETDLPGNEHAPHNYRPDCVVYTGTHDNNTARGWYEHETSTAKRRRIRLYLGPATDKESIAREMVRLAYGSVADLAIVPFQDILGLGAASRMNTPGSARGNWEWRFRPSRLNAALAAELSEWTWAFGRRGTGTGHA, from the coding sequence ATGAAAACCGCCGTGACGACCGGGCGCCGGGCCGGAATTCTTCTGCACATCACCTCCCTCCCTTCGGATTTCGGCATCGGAGATCTGGGCCCGGCGGCGCGGGAATTCGCGGATTTCCTGGCCGCCTCGGGACAGGTCCTGTGGCAGATACTCCCCCTCTCTCCCACCTCCCCGGCCCACGGCAATTCCCCCTACAGCAGTTCTTCGGCGTACGCCGGCAACCCGCTTCTGATCAGTCCCGAACGAATGGCGGACGACGGCCTGCTCTCGCCGCGCGAGGCGCGAGCGGCCCGGCGCCCCTTTCGGGTTCGGGTCGACTACGAGGAAGTCGGAGCTTTCCGCCGCGAGCTCCTCTCCCGGGCCGCCTCCCGGATCGCCGCCGTCGGCCTGGAGAAGGAGTTGACGCGATTTCAAAGCCGGTCCCCCTGGTTGCCCGATTACGCGCTTTTCCGCGCGATCGGAGATCGGCGTCGGGGACAGCCCTGGTGGCGCTGGCCGCGCCCACTGCGGGAACGGGACCCGGCCGCGTTGGAGCGGGCCCGCCGGGATCTGGCTTCCGAAATCGATCTGATCGCGGCCGTTCAGTTTCTCTTCCACCGGCAGTGGAAGGCGTTTCATGAGGATTGCGCGAAAAGGGGAATAAGCCTGATCGGAGACATCCCCATCTACGTGGACCGCAACAGCGCCGATGTCTGGAGCCGCCGCGATATCTTCCAGTTCGGGGACGGTTCCCGGCCGCGGGCGGTTTCGGGCGTTCCCCCCGATTATTTCACGCGCAACGGGCAGCTCTGGGGCAATCCCCTCTACGATTGGCCGGCGCTGGCGCGGGACAACTATTCCTGGTGGGTGGAACGGATGCGGCACGTTTTCACCCTGTTCGACTACGTGCGTCTGGATCACTTCCGGGGTTTCGAAGCTTACTGGGCGGTGCCGGCGGGAGCCCGCACCGCCCGCGGAGGCCGGTGGGAGAAAGGCCCGGGTTTCGATCTTTTCCGGGCGTTGAAGGCCGAACTGGGACATCTTCCGGTCATCGCCGAAGACCTGGGGGAAATCACCCCCCCCGTCCGGACTTTGATGAAACGGTGCGGATTTCCGGGAATGAAAGTCATTCAGTTCGCGTTCGAAACCGACCTGCCCGGCAACGAGCATGCCCCCCACAACTACCGACCGGATTGCGTGGTCTACACCGGAACTCACGACAACAACACCGCGAGAGGGTGGTACGAGCATGAAACCTCCACCGCCAAACGCCGTCGGATCCGTCTCTATCTGGGCCCCGCGACGGACAAGGAATCCATTGCCCGGGAAATGGTGCGCCTTGCTTACGGGTCGGTCGCCGATCTGGCGATCGTCCCTTTCCAGGATATTCTGGGGCTGGGGGCGGCTTCCCGGATGAATACCCCGGGATCGGCCCGGGGAAACTGGGAGTGGCGTTTCCGCCCGTCGCGACTCAACGCCGCCCTCGCCGCGGAACTCTCGGAATGGACCTGGGCTTTCGGGAGAAGGGGAACGGGGACGGGGCATGCCTGA
- a CDS encoding DUF3536 domain-containing protein has product MRSVCIHGHFYQPPRENPWLEEVERQDSAYPFHDWNERIAYECYAPNTASRILGRDWKIINIINNYSLMSFNFGPTLLSWMQRKAPETYRAILEADRSGRERFSGHGTALAQVYNHMIMPLASSRDKRTQAIWGIRDFEHRFGRRPEGMWLAETAVDLETLEIMASCGIDFTILAPNQARRVRRLGEQEWRDVSGGRIDPKRPYLCRLPSGSSINLFFYDGPISRDIAFGDLLDNGQGFAGRLLGAFTGNGDEDQLVHIATDGESYGHHRRFGDMALAYCLQALESNGSAQLTIYGEYLEKHPSSWEVEIFENSSWSCVHGIERWRSDCGCNSGGHPGWNQRWRRPLREAMDWLRDRLAELYEKEGAVHFRDPWRARDDYIRVILNRSDRSLESFFSTHGREGWHREKGRAALKLLEMERNAMLMFTSCGWFFDEISGLETVQIIQYAARAIQLARDAAGVDLEAEYRERLARASSNIPGYKDGAWIYDNFVKPAVVDLHRVGAHYAVTSLFEEYPEKKRIYEYQIKSEQYDRREAGKQKCAVGRILVTSLVTREAVLLDFASLYLGNHNLVAAVRNHDGAEESSLAGIMEAFQGNNIPEVIREIDRHFEKHNYTLWHLFRDEQRQVLDHVIHGTREELEASFRHLYRHHYPVIQVLKKAEVPLPREMAALEEFVLNADFRASLETARINTRKLQSLVDELKGRPQQIDRQLVEFVVRSRVERMMEEIIAAPDDLSGIRRLSRVLKTIEQLPVRFDFWKAQNLFFQLAQGQVQGRRARAKGGDEEAVRWLRTFARLGEQLRVGLPGEA; this is encoded by the coding sequence ATGCGCTCGGTCTGTATACACGGCCATTTTTATCAACCGCCCCGGGAGAACCCCTGGCTGGAAGAAGTGGAGCGGCAGGATTCGGCCTATCCCTTCCATGACTGGAACGAACGGATCGCCTACGAGTGTTACGCTCCCAACACCGCTTCCCGGATATTGGGCCGGGATTGGAAGATCATCAACATCATCAACAACTATTCCCTGATGAGCTTCAATTTCGGTCCCACGCTGCTTTCGTGGATGCAGAGAAAAGCCCCGGAAACGTACCGGGCGATCCTGGAAGCGGACCGCTCCGGGAGAGAGCGTTTTTCCGGCCACGGGACCGCCCTGGCCCAGGTCTACAACCACATGATCATGCCCCTGGCTTCGAGCCGGGACAAGCGGACCCAGGCGATCTGGGGAATCAGGGATTTCGAACACCGCTTCGGCCGTCGCCCCGAAGGCATGTGGCTGGCCGAGACCGCGGTCGACCTGGAGACGTTGGAGATCATGGCCTCCTGCGGGATCGATTTCACCATCCTCGCCCCCAACCAGGCTCGCCGGGTCCGCCGCCTGGGGGAACAGGAATGGCGGGACGTTTCCGGAGGGAGGATCGATCCCAAAAGGCCCTATCTCTGCCGTTTGCCCTCGGGGAGCAGCATCAACCTTTTTTTCTACGACGGCCCCATCTCCCGGGACATTGCCTTCGGGGACCTGCTCGACAACGGGCAGGGGTTCGCCGGGCGCCTGCTCGGCGCTTTCACCGGAAACGGCGACGAAGACCAGCTGGTCCATATCGCCACCGACGGGGAAAGTTACGGCCACCACCGCCGGTTCGGGGACATGGCCCTGGCGTACTGTCTGCAGGCGTTGGAATCGAACGGGTCGGCGCAGCTGACCATCTACGGGGAATACCTGGAGAAGCACCCCTCTTCCTGGGAAGTCGAAATCTTCGAAAACTCTTCCTGGAGCTGCGTGCACGGGATCGAGCGCTGGCGAAGCGACTGCGGATGCAACAGCGGGGGCCACCCCGGCTGGAACCAGCGCTGGCGCCGGCCCCTGCGGGAAGCGATGGATTGGCTCCGCGACCGCCTGGCCGAACTGTACGAAAAAGAGGGGGCCGTCCATTTCCGCGATCCCTGGCGTGCGCGCGACGATTATATTCGGGTCATCCTCAACCGCTCCGACCGGTCCCTGGAATCCTTTTTTTCCACCCACGGCCGGGAGGGGTGGCACAGAGAAAAAGGCCGCGCCGCCCTCAAGCTCCTGGAGATGGAGCGCAACGCCATGCTCATGTTCACCAGCTGCGGATGGTTTTTCGACGAAATCTCCGGCCTGGAAACGGTCCAGATCATCCAGTACGCGGCCCGGGCGATTCAGTTGGCCCGGGACGCCGCCGGCGTCGATCTCGAAGCCGAGTACCGAGAACGCCTGGCCCGGGCCTCCAGCAATATCCCGGGGTACAAGGACGGGGCGTGGATCTACGACAATTTCGTCAAACCCGCCGTCGTCGACCTCCACCGGGTCGGGGCGCATTACGCGGTGACGTCGCTCTTCGAGGAATATCCCGAAAAAAAGCGCATCTACGAATATCAGATCAAATCCGAACAGTACGACCGTCGGGAAGCGGGCAAGCAGAAGTGCGCGGTGGGACGGATTCTGGTGACTTCCCTGGTGACCCGGGAAGCGGTTTTACTCGACTTCGCCTCGCTGTATCTGGGCAACCACAATCTGGTGGCCGCGGTCCGCAACCACGACGGCGCCGAAGAGTCGTCCCTGGCCGGAATCATGGAGGCGTTCCAGGGGAACAATATCCCCGAAGTCATCCGGGAGATCGACCGCCATTTCGAAAAGCACAACTACACGCTCTGGCACCTGTTCCGCGACGAACAGCGGCAGGTCCTCGATCACGTCATCCACGGAACCAGAGAGGAGCTGGAAGCCTCCTTCCGCCATCTGTACCGACACCATTACCCCGTGATCCAGGTTTTGAAGAAAGCCGAAGTCCCTCTTCCCCGGGAGATGGCGGCGCTGGAGGAGTTCGTCCTCAACGCGGATTTCCGGGCTTCGCTGGAAACCGCCAGGATCAACACCAGAAAACTTCAAAGTCTTGTGGACGAACTGAAAGGGCGACCCCAGCAGATCGACCGGCAGCTGGTGGAATTCGTCGTCCGCAGCCGGGTGGAAAGGATGATGGAGGAAATCATCGCCGCTCCCGACGACCTCTCCGGGATCAGGCGACTGAGCCGGGTCCTGAAGACGATCGAGCAACTGCCGGTGCGGTTCGACTTCTGGAAGGCCCAGAACCTTTTTTTCCAACTGGCGCAGGGTCAGGTCCAGGGGCGCCGGGCGCGCGCCAAGGGCGGGGACGAAGAAGCCGTTCGTTGGCTGCGGACGTTCGCCAGACTGGGCGAACAGCTCCGCGTCGGGTTGCCGGGGGAGGCATGA